From Granulicella sp. WH15, the proteins below share one genomic window:
- a CDS encoding amidohydrolase family protein: MNRNAAVALALAAILTTGFAFAAEPPSKTLYVRAGKLMTSASDPLKGPTTMIVTDGRISAIGDALPVPQGAEEVDLSKYTVMPGFIDSHIHLWTGPRALGNNVSYGLQTLRAQKAMKYAITSGVVGVRVLGSDGFIDVALADAIDEGTVVGPHVLPAGHAISIPAGHGDSFSYPATIPQDAYYTPLQGFISSTEDAEKAVHLQIKYGAKVIKIMASGGVGSPLDSPTAEQLSPEEMKVIVEQAHMAHLKVSAHDENTTAILDALHAGVDSIEHASELNQEAVDYMKAHHVWWDPTVYIVDSIVLGGETGPDYFVRKGKALAGTHFPSFRLGLKNGMAPQMCAGSDMSYEPGGGTVLDEMMTMVKYGATPQQALVAGTINGAALAGWSDMGTLEVGKEASFVALDGDPTTDISVVKKTKAVVFKGKVVAGVGK; encoded by the coding sequence ATGAATCGGAACGCCGCTGTTGCACTTGCTCTTGCCGCCATCTTGACGACGGGCTTTGCCTTTGCCGCCGAGCCTCCCTCAAAGACTCTTTATGTACGTGCCGGTAAGCTGATGACCTCTGCCTCCGATCCGCTGAAGGGGCCGACGACGATGATCGTGACCGACGGGCGGATCTCTGCGATCGGAGACGCGCTGCCCGTGCCGCAGGGGGCCGAGGAGGTCGATCTTTCGAAGTACACGGTCATGCCGGGCTTCATCGACTCGCACATTCACCTCTGGACAGGGCCGAGGGCTCTGGGGAACAACGTCTCCTACGGGCTGCAGACGCTGCGCGCGCAGAAGGCGATGAAGTATGCGATCACCTCCGGCGTGGTGGGGGTGCGGGTGCTGGGGTCGGATGGGTTCATCGACGTGGCGCTGGCCGATGCTATCGACGAGGGCACGGTGGTGGGACCGCATGTGTTGCCTGCCGGTCATGCTATCTCCATTCCGGCGGGGCATGGCGATAGCTTCTCGTATCCGGCGACGATTCCGCAGGATGCTTACTACACGCCGTTGCAGGGCTTCATCAGTTCGACCGAGGATGCGGAGAAAGCGGTGCATCTACAGATCAAGTACGGCGCGAAGGTCATCAAGATCATGGCGTCGGGCGGTGTAGGCTCTCCGCTGGATTCTCCTACGGCGGAGCAGTTGTCTCCTGAGGAGATGAAGGTCATCGTCGAGCAGGCGCATATGGCGCATCTGAAGGTCTCAGCTCACGACGAAAATACGACCGCGATCCTCGATGCGCTACACGCAGGTGTGGACTCGATTGAGCACGCCTCGGAACTGAACCAGGAGGCGGTCGACTATATGAAGGCTCACCACGTCTGGTGGGACCCGACGGTGTATATCGTCGACAGCATTGTGCTGGGCGGAGAGACCGGGCCGGACTACTTTGTGCGCAAGGGCAAGGCCCTGGCGGGCACGCACTTTCCCAGCTTCAGGCTGGGGCTGAAGAATGGCATGGCTCCGCAGATGTGTGCGGGGTCTGATATGTCGTACGAGCCGGGCGGCGGCACGGTGCTTGACGAGATGATGACGATGGTGAAGTACGGCGCAACACCGCAGCAGGCGCTGGTCGCCGGGACGATCAACGGCGCGGCCCTGGCGGGCTGGAGCGATATGGGAACGCTGGAGGTGGGCAAAGAGGCCAGCTTCGTGGCGCTTGATGGCGATCCGACGACGGATATCTCCGTGGTGAAAAAGACGAAGGCTGTGGTCTTCAAAGGGAAGGTTGTCGCTGGAGTGGGGAAGTAA
- a CDS encoding M20/M25/M40 family metallo-hydrolase, producing the protein MNVRSVLLSRPESRGRLVALAAILLLPSAAAIAQTPAQTPAAILARPDVQKAMEVIKASEPHFIDEQVRISEIPSSPFKEDVRGAELARLFKAAGLVNVRTDKAGNVLGDRPGTQPKPHLVIAAHLDTVFPPGTDFHVKRTGNILAGPGIGDDTRGLACLLAVIHAMQETKLKTTGTVTFVANVGEEGQGDLRGMKELFGNTLKDQIDYFISVEPGPVERVSNGAVGSYRYKVTVTGPGGHSYGAFGLANPIQAISRMGAHIDEMQVPTDPKTTFNMGTVGGGTSVNSIPFSAWFEYDERSPDSKALDAVDAQFKAAVQKGLDEANARWHDKGKLSVKIDTIGVRPAGTTPIDSDIVQIATGSIAALGYGKAAYGTSSSDSNIPWHMGIPAVTLGGGGKSTGAHSLGETEDVTDSYKGPQNALLIILSILK; encoded by the coding sequence ATGAACGTTCGTTCTGTGTTGCTTTCACGTCCTGAATCCCGCGGACGCCTCGTTGCTCTCGCCGCCATTCTGCTGCTGCCCTCCGCCGCGGCTATCGCGCAAACGCCCGCCCAGACACCCGCCGCGATCCTCGCCCGCCCCGACGTCCAGAAGGCCATGGAGGTCATCAAGGCCAGCGAGCCGCACTTCATCGACGAGCAGGTCCGCATCAGCGAGATCCCCTCTTCGCCCTTCAAGGAAGACGTCCGCGGTGCGGAACTGGCCCGCCTCTTCAAGGCCGCCGGGCTTGTAAACGTCCGCACCGACAAGGCCGGTAACGTCCTCGGCGACCGCCCCGGCACCCAGCCCAAGCCGCACCTGGTTATCGCCGCCCACCTCGACACCGTCTTCCCCCCGGGCACCGACTTCCACGTCAAGCGCACCGGCAACATCCTGGCCGGGCCCGGCATCGGCGACGACACTCGCGGCCTCGCCTGCCTGCTCGCCGTCATCCACGCCATGCAGGAGACCAAGCTCAAGACCACCGGCACCGTCACCTTCGTCGCCAACGTGGGCGAAGAGGGCCAGGGCGACCTGCGAGGCATGAAGGAGCTATTCGGCAACACCCTCAAGGACCAGATCGACTACTTCATCTCGGTCGAGCCGGGTCCCGTCGAGCGCGTCTCGAACGGAGCCGTCGGCAGCTACCGTTATAAGGTCACCGTCACCGGCCCCGGCGGCCACAGCTACGGAGCCTTCGGCCTCGCCAACCCCATCCAGGCCATCAGCCGCATGGGCGCGCACATCGATGAGATGCAGGTTCCCACCGATCCCAAGACCACCTTCAACATGGGCACCGTGGGCGGCGGCACCTCGGTCAACTCCATTCCCTTCTCGGCCTGGTTCGAGTACGACGAGCGCTCGCCCGACAGCAAAGCTCTCGACGCCGTGGACGCGCAGTTCAAGGCCGCGGTCCAGAAGGGTCTCGACGAGGCCAACGCCCGCTGGCACGACAAGGGCAAGCTCTCGGTCAAGATCGACACCATCGGCGTCCGCCCTGCCGGAACCACCCCGATCGACTCCGACATCGTGCAGATCGCCACCGGCTCCATCGCGGCGCTGGGCTACGGCAAGGCCGCCTACGGAACCAGCTCCAGCGACTCCAACATCCCCTGGCACATGGGTATTCCGGCAGTAACGCTCGGGGGCGGCGGCAAGTCCACCGGCGCCCACTCACTGGGCGAGACCGAAGACGTCACCGACTCCTACAAGGGACCACAAAACGCGCTTCTCATCATTCTGTCGATCCTCAAGTGA
- a CDS encoding M20/M25/M40 family metallo-hydrolase has product MELKSFSINRREFLQGATATAAVLAATEGRAFAQNPDMAAVVAQIATQHDATVKILQDWIALPSIAAENRNYPEGPEYMAKLAREAGFQHVEVVPTAGKSGVFATLDAGAPTWLAIYFMYDVKQFDPKEWSSPPLEAKLVDKPGIGKCIVGRGATNSKGPETAVLAALHAFKASGKKLPVNIVLICEGEEEIASPNFHEIVFKSEVEAALKKCVGVMIPLGSQSLDGSVEINLGAKGVAELELVSSGEKWGRGPKHDVHSSLEAQVDSPVWHLIQALNTLVKPDGHTPAVEGFLDKVRPLSATEKKIIEDAIPRRSEEGSKKALGVEHWFNDESWHDSLYRLVGQPTINIEGLVAGYTGPGGKTILPHRAVAKIDMRLVPDMTAKGTVELLKAHLAKHGFGDIEVNMSGGYDPTETDPNSKLVKAQIAAYRKAGIDPLVWPRLAGSWPGVTFTGAPLHLAAGQFGLGHGDGAHAPDEYWVIDSANPKVAGMDGAVKSYVEFFYSLA; this is encoded by the coding sequence ATGGAACTGAAGAGCTTCAGCATCAACCGCCGCGAGTTCCTCCAGGGAGCTACCGCCACCGCCGCCGTACTGGCCGCCACCGAAGGCCGCGCCTTCGCCCAGAACCCCGATATGGCCGCCGTCGTCGCGCAGATCGCCACGCAGCACGACGCCACCGTCAAGATCCTTCAGGACTGGATCGCCCTACCCTCCATCGCCGCCGAGAACCGCAACTACCCCGAAGGCCCCGAGTACATGGCCAAGCTCGCCCGCGAGGCCGGTTTCCAGCACGTCGAGGTCGTCCCCACCGCCGGTAAGTCCGGCGTCTTCGCCACGCTGGACGCGGGCGCGCCCACATGGCTGGCCATCTACTTCATGTACGACGTCAAGCAGTTCGACCCGAAGGAGTGGTCCTCTCCTCCGCTCGAGGCCAAGCTCGTCGACAAGCCCGGCATCGGCAAGTGCATCGTCGGCCGCGGAGCCACCAACTCCAAGGGCCCTGAGACCGCCGTTCTCGCCGCCCTGCACGCCTTCAAGGCCTCCGGCAAGAAGCTGCCGGTCAACATAGTCCTTATCTGCGAGGGTGAAGAGGAGATCGCCTCGCCCAACTTCCACGAGATCGTCTTCAAGTCCGAGGTCGAGGCCGCGCTCAAGAAGTGCGTCGGCGTCATGATCCCACTCGGCAGCCAGTCTCTCGACGGCTCGGTCGAGATCAATCTCGGAGCCAAGGGCGTGGCCGAGCTGGAGCTGGTCTCGAGCGGCGAGAAGTGGGGCCGCGGTCCCAAGCACGACGTCCACTCCAGTCTCGAAGCGCAGGTGGACAGCCCCGTCTGGCACCTCATCCAGGCTCTCAACACCCTCGTCAAACCCGACGGCCACACCCCTGCCGTCGAGGGCTTCCTCGACAAGGTCCGCCCCCTGAGCGCGACCGAGAAGAAGATCATCGAGGATGCCATCCCCCGCCGCAGCGAGGAGGGCAGCAAGAAGGCCCTCGGCGTCGAGCACTGGTTCAACGACGAGTCCTGGCACGACTCGCTCTACCGCCTGGTCGGCCAGCCCACCATCAACATCGAAGGCCTGGTCGCGGGCTACACCGGACCCGGCGGCAAGACCATCCTGCCCCACCGCGCCGTCGCCAAGATCGACATGCGCCTGGTCCCCGACATGACCGCCAAGGGCACCGTCGAGCTGCTCAAGGCCCACCTCGCCAAGCACGGCTTCGGCGACATCGAGGTCAACATGTCCGGCGGCTACGACCCCACCGAGACCGACCCCAACTCCAAGCTGGTCAAGGCCCAGATCGCCGCCTACCGCAAGGCGGGCATCGACCCGCTGGTCTGGCCGCGTCTGGCTGGCTCGTGGCCCGGCGTCACCTTCACCGGAGCGCCGCTCCACCTCGCCGCCGGTCAGTTCGGCCTGGGCCACGGCGACGGAGCCCACGCCCCGGACGAGTACTGGGTCATCGACTCGGCCAACCCCAAGGTCGCGGGCATGGACGGAGCCGTAAAATCCTACGTCGAGTTCTTCTACTCGTTAGCCTAA
- a CDS encoding transferrin receptor-like dimerization domain-containing protein yields the protein MRKLTAALTLLSTTAFAQAPVAPTAPLRGYTPEHSTQELSWEQKYRAIPDAARVRENMRRLSARPHHVGSPYDKDNAEWILAQLKSYGLDAKIEEFTTLFPTPKSRHLELLGPTKFVAKLDEPVLSIDPTTNQKAEQLPTYNAYSADGDVTAPLVYVNYGAPSDYEELERMGVSVKGAIVLARYGQTWRGIKPKLAAQHGAVGCLIFSDPQQDGYGQGGTFPDGPMRPADGAQRGSVLDLPVQPGDPQSPNVGATASTKLLPLDQVTSMMKIPVMPISYADATPLLKALGGQVVPASWRGGLPITYRSGPSEVKAHFSLAFNWDRKPLYDVVATIPGATYPDQWVVRGNHHDAWVNGAEDPLSGASAELEEARGLGELLKQGWKPARTIIYTWWDGEEPGLLGSTEWVEAHADELKQHAVAYFNSDGNSRGFFRAEGTHSLEAFIDGVTKDIEDPETKMSVWKRARLASTARATPELRAALRGHGDTAIPALGSGSDYTAFIDHLGIASLNIGFGGEDVGGGQYHSIYDDFYWYSHFMDTDFVYGRALAQTAGIMSIRMADADVVPYQFNDFADTIHTYVSEVKKLADTIRTATRERNADIADGVYKALYDPKKTMVPPSVEKVAPYLNFAPLDQASDDLTAAAAAYEKAFMAHPNPSVNTQLMQSDRVLIDPAGLPNRPWFQNMIYAPGFYTGYGVKTLPMVREAIEQKDWDSVDNAITRTAAAVEREVAVLKAATQALGN from the coding sequence ATGCGCAAACTCACCGCCGCCCTCACGCTCCTTTCGACCACCGCCTTCGCCCAGGCTCCTGTGGCCCCAACCGCGCCGCTTCGCGGCTACACGCCCGAGCACTCCACGCAGGAACTTTCCTGGGAGCAGAAGTACCGCGCCATCCCCGACGCCGCCCGCGTCCGCGAGAACATGCGCCGCCTCTCCGCGCGTCCGCACCACGTCGGCTCGCCCTATGACAAGGACAATGCCGAGTGGATCCTCGCCCAGCTCAAGAGCTACGGCCTCGACGCCAAGATCGAGGAGTTCACGACTCTCTTTCCCACTCCAAAATCGCGTCACCTTGAGCTTCTCGGCCCCACCAAGTTTGTAGCCAAGCTGGACGAGCCGGTCCTCTCCATCGACCCAACAACCAACCAGAAAGCCGAGCAGCTCCCCACCTACAACGCCTACTCCGCCGACGGCGACGTCACCGCTCCGCTCGTCTACGTCAACTACGGCGCGCCCTCCGACTACGAGGAGCTGGAGCGCATGGGCGTCTCGGTCAAGGGAGCCATCGTGCTGGCCCGCTACGGCCAGACCTGGCGCGGCATCAAACCCAAGCTAGCCGCCCAGCACGGCGCAGTCGGCTGCCTCATCTTCTCCGACCCCCAGCAGGACGGCTACGGGCAGGGCGGCACCTTCCCCGACGGCCCCATGCGGCCAGCCGACGGCGCCCAGCGCGGCTCGGTCCTCGATCTCCCCGTGCAGCCCGGTGATCCCCAGTCGCCCAACGTCGGAGCGACTGCCAGCACCAAGCTCCTCCCGCTTGACCAGGTCACCTCAATGATGAAGATCCCGGTCATGCCCATCTCCTACGCCGACGCGACGCCGCTCCTCAAGGCCCTCGGCGGCCAGGTCGTCCCGGCCTCCTGGCGCGGCGGCCTGCCCATCACCTACCGCTCCGGCCCCAGCGAGGTCAAGGCCCACTTCTCGCTCGCCTTCAACTGGGACCGCAAGCCCCTCTACGACGTCGTGGCCACGATCCCCGGCGCGACCTATCCCGACCAGTGGGTCGTGCGCGGCAACCACCACGACGCCTGGGTCAACGGAGCGGAAGACCCGCTGAGCGGAGCCAGCGCCGAGCTGGAAGAGGCGCGCGGTCTGGGCGAGCTGCTCAAGCAGGGCTGGAAGCCCGCCCGCACCATCATCTACACCTGGTGGGACGGCGAAGAGCCGGGCCTCCTCGGTTCGACCGAGTGGGTCGAAGCCCACGCCGATGAGCTGAAGCAGCACGCCGTCGCCTACTTCAACTCCGACGGCAACAGCCGCGGCTTCTTCCGCGCCGAGGGCACGCACTCGCTCGAGGCCTTCATCGACGGCGTCACCAAGGACATCGAAGACCCCGAAACCAAAATGTCCGTCTGGAAGCGCGCCCGTCTCGCCTCCACTGCCCGCGCCACACCGGAGCTTCGCGCCGCGCTACGTGGCCACGGCGACACCGCCATCCCCGCTCTCGGCTCCGGCTCCGACTACACCGCCTTCATCGACCACCTCGGCATCGCCAGCCTCAACATCGGCTTCGGCGGTGAAGACGTGGGCGGCGGCCAGTACCACTCCATCTACGACGACTTTTACTGGTATTCGCACTTCATGGATACCGACTTCGTCTACGGCCGCGCGCTCGCCCAGACGGCCGGAATCATGTCCATCCGCATGGCCGACGCCGACGTCGTCCCCTACCAGTTCAACGACTTCGCCGACACCATCCACACCTACGTCTCCGAGGTAAAGAAGCTGGCCGACACCATCCGCACCGCCACCCGCGAGCGCAACGCCGACATCGCCGACGGCGTCTACAAGGCCCTCTACGATCCCAAGAAGACGATGGTGCCGCCGTCTGTCGAGAAGGTTGCGCCCTACCTGAACTTCGCCCCGCTCGACCAGGCATCCGACGACCTGACCGCCGCCGCAGCAGCCTACGAGAAGGCCTTCATGGCTCATCCCAACCCGTCCGTTAACACGCAGCTCATGCAGTCCGACCGCGTCCTCATCGACCCGGCTGGCCTGCCCAACCGCCCCTGGTTCCAGAACATGATCTACGCGCCCGGCTTCTACACCGGCTACGGCGTCAAAACACTGCCCATGGTCCGCGAGGCCATCGAGCAGAAGGACTGGGACTCCGTCGATAACGCCATCACCCGTACCGCCGCAGCGGTCGAGCGTGAGGTCGCGGTCCTCAAGGCCGCCACCCAGGCACTCGGCAACTAA
- a CDS encoding amidohydrolase — protein MNARHLSLGLLAAIAVQATAQAPATAPVDPIKQQILKEVQGNAKLVQVMNDTIFSFGELGFQEFETSKYLVDILEKNGFTVEKGIAGIPTAFMATWTNGTGGPTIALGSDIDCIPQASQKPGVAYHDPIIPGAPGHGEGHNSGNVVNIVGALAVKDVMIKNHIPGTIKIWPGVAEELVGTKAYYVRDGYFKGVDDVLFSHVGDNLGTSYGGFTNNGLVSIQYNFHGESAHAAGAPWRGRSAVDAVELMDVGWNFRREHLRLQQRSHYVITNGGDQPNVVPQTASVWYYFREADYEHIKGLWDAGNDMAKGAALMTKTTWDSTLLGTAWPGHFNKAIAEDSTANAKLVGLPKWSDDDQTLAKAIQKELKVPEKGLAVKLDELKPAADPEKFYGGGSDDIGDISWAVPTIVLRYPANIPNMPGHNWANAIAMATPIAHKGVLAGAEVQALNLYDLMTKPELRKAAKEYYDNVQTKDVKYIPFVRATDKPAIWLNKATMDKYRPEMKKYYYDSTKYSTYLEQLGIKYPTVRDANTPAAPAAATSEDEDDSGSSIR, from the coding sequence ATGAACGCAAGACACCTCTCTCTCGGCCTGCTCGCAGCGATCGCCGTTCAGGCGACAGCACAGGCCCCGGCTACTGCACCAGTCGACCCCATCAAGCAGCAGATCCTCAAAGAGGTCCAGGGCAACGCCAAGCTCGTACAGGTCATGAACGACACCATCTTCAGCTTCGGCGAGCTGGGCTTCCAGGAGTTCGAGACCTCCAAGTACCTCGTCGACATCCTCGAGAAGAACGGCTTCACCGTGGAAAAAGGCATCGCGGGCATCCCCACCGCCTTCATGGCCACATGGACCAACGGCACCGGCGGCCCCACCATCGCTCTCGGCTCGGATATCGACTGCATCCCCCAGGCCTCGCAGAAGCCCGGCGTCGCCTACCACGACCCCATCATCCCCGGCGCTCCCGGCCACGGCGAAGGCCACAACTCCGGCAACGTGGTCAACATCGTCGGCGCTCTCGCGGTCAAAGACGTCATGATTAAGAACCACATCCCGGGCACCATCAAGATCTGGCCCGGCGTAGCCGAAGAGCTGGTCGGCACCAAGGCTTACTACGTCCGCGACGGCTACTTCAAGGGCGTCGATGACGTCCTCTTCTCGCACGTCGGCGACAACCTGGGCACCTCTTACGGCGGCTTCACCAACAACGGCCTCGTCTCCATCCAGTACAACTTCCACGGCGAGTCCGCCCACGCCGCCGGTGCTCCCTGGCGCGGCCGCTCCGCCGTCGATGCCGTCGAACTGATGGACGTGGGCTGGAACTTCCGCCGCGAGCACCTGCGCCTGCAACAGCGTTCGCACTACGTCATCACCAACGGCGGCGACCAGCCCAACGTCGTCCCCCAGACCGCTTCCGTCTGGTACTACTTCCGCGAGGCCGACTACGAACACATCAAGGGCCTCTGGGACGCCGGTAACGACATGGCCAAGGGAGCGGCGCTCATGACCAAGACCACCTGGGATTCGACCCTGCTGGGCACCGCCTGGCCGGGCCACTTCAACAAGGCCATCGCCGAGGACTCCACCGCCAATGCCAAGCTGGTCGGCCTGCCCAAGTGGTCGGACGACGACCAGACGCTGGCCAAGGCTATCCAAAAGGAGCTGAAGGTTCCCGAGAAGGGCCTGGCCGTGAAGCTCGACGAGCTGAAGCCCGCAGCCGATCCTGAGAAGTTCTACGGCGGCGGTTCGGACGATATTGGTGACATTAGCTGGGCCGTGCCGACCATCGTACTGCGTTATCCGGCCAACATCCCCAACATGCCCGGCCACAACTGGGCCAACGCCATCGCCATGGCCACGCCTATCGCGCACAAGGGCGTGCTGGCCGGAGCCGAGGTGCAGGCGCTCAACCTCTACGACCTGATGACCAAGCCGGAGCTGCGCAAAGCGGCTAAGGAGTACTACGACAACGTCCAGACTAAGGACGTGAAGTACATCCCCTTCGTCCGCGCCACGGACAAACCGGCCATCTGGCTCAACAAGGCCACGATGGACAAGTACCGGCCCGAGATGAAGAAGTACTACTACGACTCGACCAAGTACTCCACGTACCTCGAGCAGCTCGGCATCAAGTACCCCACGGTCCGCGACGCCAACACTCCGGCCGCTCCGGCAGCCGCCACCAGCGAGGACGAGGACGACAGCGGCAGCTCGATCCGCTAA
- a CDS encoding M14 family metallopeptidase, whose translation MKKHRMLLPLAGLALAAVQASVAQTDAPRKITTPKESIGFNIGDDYHMANYVQLTKYWQTLAKESDRMKLVDIGPTAEGRRQLMAIISSPENIAKLDHYREISEKLARAENLTDEEAHKLSEEGKAVIWIDGGLHAGETVGSQQIVETVYGLNSKTDPETLRILNDDIVLCVLDNPDGMDLVADWYMREPVPEKRAMNGRNDAGTPRLWHKYVGHDDNRDFYMNNMPETINISRILFRTWYPQIMYNHHQTGPEGAVIFMPPFRDPFNYHFDPLIVMKIEAVGAAMHERLIEENKPGSGMRSAANYSTWYNGGLRTVTYFHNMTGLLTEIIGSPTPMQLPLVPTRQLPTNDLPFPVKPQIWHYRQSIDYEQTNNWAVLDYASREKAHLLYDTYRMGKNSIERGNQDSWTVTPKRITALNEAADKAKPASARRSDNPFEEAIVAPPDLYNTILHDPAKRDPRGFIIPADQPDFPTATKFVNALMKSGVEIEQATSDFTVAGKSYPKGSYVVMCNQAYRPHVLDLFEPQDHPNDFAYPGGPPVRPYDATGWTLAFQMGVQFDRELDGFSGPFAKITTDLAQPIPGVITGPAKPAGYLVSHSYNDAFTLTNRLLKANQKVYWLSPSVTVPVKSTSTGTLWIPYTAEAQKILETSAKELGVNATAVTTRPTGEALQLHQEKIGLYDQYGGLMPSGWIRWLMEQFEFPFEVIHPQVLDAGDLKAKYDDIVFSDGAISLPGRDSLANNRNTQPAAESIPAEFRPWLGHITREKTVPQLQKFVEEGGTILAIGSSSAGIYDYLKLPISSAETEIVKGKPMNLSGEKFYIPGTLLRTQVDTDSPVGYGMPDKVDVFFDRSPAFRLNPDAPKKGVKTIAWYGGGDLLDSGWAWGQQYLNNTVAVAQANVGKGKVLLFGPEITFRGQPHSTFKFLFNGLLYGPATPVELK comes from the coding sequence ATGAAGAAGCATAGGATGCTTTTGCCCCTGGCAGGACTGGCCCTGGCCGCCGTGCAAGCGAGCGTCGCGCAGACCGATGCGCCGCGCAAGATCACGACGCCCAAAGAGTCGATTGGGTTCAACATCGGCGACGACTATCACATGGCCAACTACGTGCAACTGACCAAGTACTGGCAGACGCTGGCCAAGGAGTCGGACCGCATGAAGCTGGTGGATATCGGGCCGACTGCGGAGGGCCGCCGTCAGTTGATGGCTATCATCTCGTCGCCCGAGAATATCGCCAAGCTGGATCACTATCGTGAGATCTCCGAGAAGCTGGCGCGGGCCGAAAACCTGACCGACGAAGAGGCGCATAAGCTCTCGGAGGAGGGCAAGGCCGTCATCTGGATCGACGGCGGACTGCACGCCGGTGAGACCGTCGGCTCGCAGCAGATCGTTGAGACCGTCTACGGCCTCAATAGCAAGACCGACCCGGAGACGCTGCGCATCCTGAACGACGATATCGTACTCTGCGTGCTCGACAATCCCGACGGTATGGACCTCGTCGCCGACTGGTACATGCGCGAGCCTGTGCCCGAGAAGCGCGCCATGAACGGCCGCAACGACGCCGGTACGCCGCGCCTGTGGCACAAGTACGTGGGCCACGACGACAACCGTGACTTCTACATGAACAACATGCCGGAGACCATCAACATCAGCCGGATTCTCTTCCGGACGTGGTATCCGCAGATCATGTACAACCACCATCAGACCGGTCCCGAAGGCGCGGTCATCTTCATGCCGCCCTTCCGCGATCCATTCAACTACCACTTCGATCCGCTGATCGTGATGAAGATCGAGGCGGTCGGTGCGGCTATGCACGAGCGCCTGATCGAGGAGAACAAGCCGGGTTCGGGTATGCGCAGCGCGGCCAATTACTCCACCTGGTACAACGGCGGACTGCGCACGGTCACCTACTTCCACAACATGACCGGTCTGCTGACCGAGATCATCGGCAGCCCCACGCCGATGCAGCTTCCTCTAGTGCCCACGCGCCAACTGCCGACCAACGATCTGCCCTTCCCGGTGAAGCCACAGATCTGGCATTATCGCCAGTCCATCGACTACGAGCAGACTAATAACTGGGCTGTGCTCGACTACGCCTCGCGCGAGAAGGCACACCTGCTCTATGACACCTACCGGATGGGCAAGAACTCCATCGAGCGTGGCAACCAGGACTCGTGGACTGTGACGCCGAAGCGGATTACCGCGCTGAATGAGGCTGCCGACAAGGCCAAGCCTGCCTCGGCCCGCCGCTCGGATAACCCTTTCGAGGAGGCGATAGTCGCTCCGCCCGATCTTTACAACACCATCCTGCATGATCCGGCCAAGCGCGATCCGCGTGGCTTCATCATCCCGGCCGATCAGCCCGACTTCCCCACGGCGACCAAGTTCGTCAACGCGCTGATGAAGAGCGGTGTCGAGATCGAACAGGCGACCTCTGATTTCACCGTCGCGGGCAAGAGCTACCCGAAGGGTTCCTACGTGGTGATGTGCAACCAGGCCTATCGTCCGCACGTGCTCGATCTCTTCGAGCCGCAGGATCACCCGAACGACTTTGCTTATCCGGGTGGCCCGCCGGTCCGTCCGTACGACGCTACCGGCTGGACGCTTGCCTTCCAGATGGGCGTGCAGTTCGACCGTGAGCTGGACGGCTTCTCGGGGCCGTTCGCCAAGATCACGACCGATCTGGCGCAGCCGATTCCGGGCGTCATCACCGGACCGGCCAAGCCCGCTGGATATCTCGTGAGCCACTCCTACAACGATGCGTTTACGCTGACCAACCGGCTCCTGAAGGCCAACCAGAAGGTCTACTGGCTGAGCCCCTCGGTCACGGTTCCGGTCAAGAGCACCAGCACCGGCACTCTCTGGATTCCGTACACGGCTGAGGCGCAGAAGATCCTTGAGACCTCCGCCAAGGAGCTTGGCGTCAATGCGACCGCGGTTACCACGCGGCCCACGGGTGAGGCTCTGCAATTGCACCAGGAGAAGATCGGCCTGTACGACCAGTACGGCGGGTTGATGCCCTCGGGCTGGATACGCTGGCTGATGGAGCAGTTCGAGTTCCCGTTCGAGGTTATCCACCCGCAGGTTCTGGACGCGGGCGACTTGAAGGCGAAGTATGACGACATCGTCTTCTCCGATGGCGCTATCTCGCTGCCGGGGCGCGACAGCCTGGCGAACAACCGCAACACGCAGCCTGCTGCGGAGTCGATCCCGGCTGAGTTCCGGCCGTGGCTCGGTCACATCACCCGCGAGAAGACTGTTCCTCAGCTCCAGAAGTTTGTGGAGGAGGGTGGTACAATTCTGGCGATTGGAAGCTCGAGCGCCGGTATCTACGACTACCTGAAGCTGCCGATCTCGAGCGCCGAGACGGAGATCGTCAAGGGTAAGCCCATGAACCTCTCGGGCGAGAAGTTCTACATCCCCGGTACGCTGCTGCGGACGCAGGTGGATACGGACAGCCCGGTTGGCTATGGTATGCCGGATAAGGTGGATGTCTTCTTCGATCGCAGCCCGGCGTTTCGGCTGAATCCGGATGCTCCGAAGAAGGGTGTGAAGACGATTGCGTGGTACGGCGGCGGCGATCTGCTGGATAGCGGCTGGGCGTGGGGTCAGCAGTATCTGAACAATACTGTGGCTGTGGCTCAGGCGAACGTCGGGAAGGGGAAGGTGCTGCTGTTTGGACCGGAGATTACGTTCCGTGGCCAGCCGCATTCCACCTTCAAGTTCCTGTTCAATGGATTGCTGTATGGTCCGGCGACTCCTGTGGAACTGAAGTAG